In Streptomyces sp. NBC_01551, one DNA window encodes the following:
- a CDS encoding GTP-binding protein: MNSRQPIPVVVLTGFLGSGKTTVLNHLLANRGGTRIGVVVNDFGSIEIDAMSVAGQVGDSMVSLGGGCLCCAVDGSELDAYLEKLAAPVHRIDVIVIEASGLAEPQEMIRMLMASENPAIRYGGMVQIVDAAEFDATRARHPETDRHLAVADLVVLNKTDRVDAAERARIEGVLGMLRGPGTPVVGADHGRIDPELLFDRRPWTETRGQLSFEDLLAEAGHHADGDGDGDADGPGPGHDHCGHAHAAYESTEFVSEQAMNPRRFIDFLDRRPAGLYRIKGFVHFGVPGHEERYEVHAVGRFLRFAPGPWGRGEPRLTRLVLIGSGTDGPGLLRELEACREPDPRGVSPESMWGILRYVARPAQPPAGDPAEAQG; this comes from the coding sequence GTGAACAGCAGGCAGCCCATCCCCGTCGTCGTCCTCACCGGATTCCTCGGATCCGGCAAGACCACCGTGCTCAACCACCTCCTGGCCAACCGGGGAGGCACCCGGATCGGGGTCGTCGTCAACGACTTCGGGTCCATCGAGATCGACGCGATGTCGGTGGCCGGCCAGGTCGGTGACTCGATGGTCTCGCTCGGCGGCGGCTGCCTGTGCTGCGCGGTCGACGGCAGCGAACTGGACGCGTACCTGGAGAAGCTCGCCGCTCCCGTCCACCGCATCGACGTGATCGTCATCGAGGCGAGCGGTCTGGCCGAGCCGCAGGAGATGATCCGGATGCTCATGGCCAGCGAGAACCCGGCGATCCGCTACGGCGGCATGGTGCAGATCGTGGACGCGGCGGAGTTCGACGCCACCCGCGCCCGGCACCCCGAGACGGACCGCCATCTCGCCGTCGCGGACCTGGTGGTGCTCAACAAGACCGACCGGGTGGACGCCGCCGAACGGGCCCGGATCGAGGGCGTGCTCGGCATGCTCCGCGGCCCCGGGACCCCGGTCGTCGGGGCCGACCACGGGCGGATCGACCCGGAGCTGCTCTTCGACCGCCGGCCCTGGACCGAGACCCGCGGCCAGCTCTCCTTCGAGGACCTGCTCGCGGAGGCCGGCCACCACGCCGACGGCGACGGCGACGGCGACGCCGACGGTCCCGGTCCCGGCCACGATCACTGCGGGCACGCCCACGCGGCGTACGAGAGCACCGAGTTCGTGTCCGAGCAGGCGATGAACCCGCGCCGGTTCATCGACTTCCTCGACCGCCGCCCCGCCGGGCTCTACCGGATCAAGGGCTTCGTCCACTTCGGTGTCCCGGGGCACGAGGAGCGCTACGAGGTCCATGCCGTCGGCCGCTTCCTCCGCTTCGCCCCCGGTCCCTGGGGGCGGGGCGAGCCGCGCCTGACCCGGCTCGTCCTGATCGGCTCCGGCACGGACGGCCCCGGCCTGCTCCGCGAATTGGAGGCATGCCGCGAACCGGACCCGCGCGGTGTGAGCCCGGAGAGCATGTGGGGCATCCTGCGCTACGTGGCCAGGCCCGCTCAGCCGCCCGCCGGCGACCCGGCGGAAGCCCAGGGCTAG
- a CDS encoding hemerythrin domain-containing protein — translation MKTTTTRQTQTDTRPDTHQMVVIHRGIRREARLLIDLVTATAPGDTARARVLAEHFRTYRLGLHNHHTGEDEHLWPALLARVDLEADVVLRMEEQHERVAATLAAADAALPAWEATAAEAERDRLAAVLAEHRAVLVEHLDEEEESLLPLVGRHLTTHEWAAMGEHFAASASKAKLLFFLGMALEEADRAERRSMLSGLPLPARLIWHAVGRPAYALKVRAIRRTGR, via the coding sequence ATGAAGACGACGACAACGCGTCAGACGCAGACCGACACCCGGCCGGACACCCACCAGATGGTCGTCATCCACCGCGGCATCCGTCGCGAGGCACGCCTGCTGATCGATCTGGTCACCGCCACGGCACCCGGGGACACCGCACGGGCCAGGGTCCTGGCGGAGCACTTCCGCACCTACCGCCTCGGCCTCCACAACCACCACACGGGAGAAGACGAGCACCTCTGGCCGGCGCTGCTGGCCCGCGTCGATCTCGAAGCCGACGTGGTCCTGCGCATGGAAGAGCAGCACGAGCGGGTGGCCGCCACCCTCGCGGCGGCCGATGCCGCCCTGCCCGCCTGGGAGGCCACCGCCGCCGAGGCGGAGCGCGACCGTCTCGCCGCCGTACTGGCCGAGCACCGTGCCGTCCTGGTCGAGCACCTCGACGAGGAGGAAGAGTCTCTTCTTCCGCTTGTCGGCCGGCATCTGACCACCCACGAGTGGGCCGCGATGGGCGAGCACTTCGCGGCGAGCGCGTCCAAGGCCAAGCTGCTGTTCTTCCTCGGCATGGCCCTGGAGGAGGCGGACCGGGCCGAGCGCAGGTCCATGCTCTCGGGCCTGCCGCTCCCGGCCCGCCTGATCTGGCATGCCGTCGGCCGCCCGGCCTACGCCCTCAAGGTGCGCGCCATCCGCCGCACCGGCCGCTGA
- a CDS encoding sensor histidine kinase, translating into MRFPLFSARRLGLPRRAVSQILLTQLAIAAGVVVLATGLFLAPLSAQLDDQAMRRALAIAQSAAADPSLAADLLASRPPAGRPSADSPVQASAERIRRATGAEYVVVMDLDGIRHSHPSSGRIGLPVSTDPSDALAGREIMEIDDGTLGRSARGKVPLVAADGEIVGAVSVGIAYDSVRDRLIGAIPGLLAYAGGALAAGALAAYLLSRRIQRQTRDLAFSDIAGLLAEREAMLHSIREGVIALDRGGRIRLVNDEAARLLGLAPDSAEALAGRPLDDVLGTGRTTDVLAGRVTGRDLLTVQGPRILVANRMPTQDGGAVATLRDRTELEHLSRELDSTRGLIDALRAQDHEHANRLHTVLGLLELGLHEEAAEFVTEVVGVHRSTAEQVTEKVRDPLLAALLVGKTTVAAERGVPLRLADSTLLPDRLVDPGGLVTIVGNLVDNALDAAAGSAAPLVEVDIHAEGRTAVLRVRDSGPGVPAARREEIFTEGWSTKQPSRHRERGLGLALVRRLAERQGGSAWAGAAADGGAEFSVVLPEALR; encoded by the coding sequence ATGCGCTTCCCCCTCTTCAGCGCTCGGCGCCTCGGGCTGCCCAGACGGGCCGTCTCCCAGATCCTGCTGACCCAGCTGGCCATCGCGGCCGGGGTCGTCGTGCTGGCCACGGGACTCTTCCTGGCCCCGCTGAGCGCGCAGCTCGACGACCAGGCGATGCGGCGCGCCCTGGCCATCGCGCAGAGCGCGGCCGCCGACCCGTCGCTCGCCGCGGACCTGCTGGCCTCGCGACCTCCGGCCGGGAGGCCGTCGGCGGACAGCCCCGTACAGGCCTCGGCCGAGCGGATCCGCCGGGCCACCGGCGCCGAGTACGTGGTCGTCATGGACCTGGACGGGATCCGCCACTCCCACCCCAGCTCCGGCCGGATCGGACTGCCCGTCTCCACCGACCCCAGCGACGCCCTGGCCGGCCGCGAGATCATGGAGATCGACGACGGCACCCTCGGCCGCTCCGCCCGCGGCAAGGTCCCGCTGGTCGCGGCGGACGGGGAGATCGTCGGCGCCGTCTCGGTCGGGATCGCCTACGACAGCGTCCGCGACCGGCTGATCGGCGCCATCCCCGGCCTGCTCGCCTACGCGGGCGGCGCCCTGGCGGCGGGAGCGCTCGCCGCCTACCTGCTCTCCCGCCGGATCCAGCGCCAGACCCGCGACCTGGCCTTCTCCGACATCGCGGGGCTGCTCGCGGAGCGCGAGGCCATGCTGCACTCCATCCGCGAAGGCGTGATCGCCCTCGACCGCGGCGGCCGGATCCGCCTGGTCAACGACGAGGCCGCCCGGCTGCTGGGCCTCGCCCCCGACTCCGCCGAAGCCCTCGCCGGGCGTCCGCTGGACGACGTACTCGGCACGGGCCGGACCACCGACGTCCTGGCCGGCCGGGTCACGGGCCGGGACCTGCTCACCGTGCAGGGCCCGCGGATCCTGGTCGCGAACCGGATGCCCACGCAGGACGGCGGCGCCGTCGCCACCCTGCGTGACCGCACCGAGCTGGAGCACCTGAGCCGCGAGCTCGACTCCACCCGGGGCCTGATCGACGCCCTGCGCGCGCAGGACCACGAGCACGCCAACCGCCTCCACACCGTCCTCGGCCTGCTGGAGCTGGGCCTGCACGAGGAGGCGGCGGAGTTCGTCACCGAGGTGGTCGGGGTCCATCGCAGCACCGCCGAGCAGGTCACCGAGAAGGTCCGGGACCCGCTGCTGGCCGCACTCCTCGTGGGCAAGACCACGGTCGCCGCCGAGCGCGGCGTGCCACTGCGCCTAGCCGACTCCACCCTCCTCCCCGACCGTCTGGTCGATCCCGGCGGCCTCGTCACCATCGTCGGGAACCTGGTCGACAACGCCCTGGACGCGGCGGCGGGCTCCGCGGCGCCCCTCGTGGAGGTCGACATCCACGCGGAGGGCCGAACCGCGGTCCTGCGCGTCCGCGACAGCGGCCCCGGCGTCCCCGCCGCGCGGCGCGAGGAGATCTTCACCGAAGGCTGGTCGACCAAGCAGCCCAGCCGCCATCGCGAGCGCGGGCTCGGTCTCGCGCTCGTCCGCCGGCTCGCGGAGCGGCAGGGAGGCAGCGCCTGGGCCGGTGCAGCAGCGGACGGAGGGGCGGAGTTCTCCGTCGTACTCCCGGAGGCCCTGCGATGA
- a CDS encoding DUF4267 domain-containing protein, which translates to MTVKHLATALAALGVAFILYIGFSYLIAPQASASQFGVPTWPRQDGTAFLAVKGVRDIVSGLIVLVLLVTGHRRALGWTMAALAFVPLGDMVIVLSAGGPAATAYGIHGATAAAVALTAALLLRERPSAAARGGSGITPSAV; encoded by the coding sequence ATGACCGTCAAGCACCTCGCCACCGCCCTGGCCGCCCTCGGCGTCGCCTTCATCCTCTACATCGGCTTCAGCTACCTGATCGCCCCGCAGGCCTCCGCCTCCCAGTTCGGCGTCCCGACCTGGCCCCGGCAGGACGGGACGGCCTTCCTCGCCGTCAAGGGGGTCCGGGACATCGTGAGCGGCCTGATCGTCCTGGTCCTGCTGGTCACCGGGCACCGCCGGGCACTGGGCTGGACCATGGCGGCACTCGCCTTCGTACCGCTGGGTGACATGGTCATCGTCCTGAGCGCGGGCGGACCCGCCGCCACGGCGTACGGCATCCACGGCGCGACCGCTGCCGCCGTGGCACTCACCGCCGCCCTGCTGCTGCGCGAGCGCCCCTCGGCGGCAGCCCGCGGCGGGAGCGGAATCACACCCTCCGCCGTCTGA
- a CDS encoding BTAD domain-containing putative transcriptional regulator: protein MVHIRVLGSFAAERNGEPLPLGGHRQRSVLALLVSARGRVVSADRMIEELWQGAAPARAVASLQAYVSNLRRLLEPGRAPRAAARLLVSSPPGYALRLPEDAVDAWRFERLLGDARGLLDREPDRARGLLREALALWRGPAYAETADEPWSHAEITRLDELRLAARELYLAAGLRTADIAEVVSEAALLTRDEPLREEGWRLHALALWASGRQADALSALRRARAVLAEEVGLDPGAALVGLERAILAQDDRVLRRATAGPGVPEPPVPVPVPVTAAAVPAPQQPQVGPVAGEPGADDALFVGREAELALLEGAADRVRTAGPGIALVSGEAGLGKSALLHRFCDRLRTAGWLVAVGRNADAEGAPPAWAWAEALRAVAATAPPGPAADAVAPLLCDGPPRAAAGAGEDTAAGRFRMHRAVGQWLAAAARQQPVCVVLDDLHWADGETLALLGATAELPPSAPLLLVGAFRPDEVPPRLADALAVLARHSPTRVALGGLPEVAVAEVVRALAGPEPDAGTVAALAERTGGNPFYVRESARLLRSEGALVALSEVPEGVRDVLRRRLGRLPEAVVSVLRLAAVAGREPGVEVLVDAADAGEDAVLDALEAGLLAGLLVEPAPGRVRFAHALVRDTLLADLSRLRAARMHGRIGGSLERLGPDDVSGLAHHFVRAASSATAAKAVEYCVRAAALADRRFAHDTAAALLAEAVACFERVPAGAGAVGDREAEHVELLGRLVRARVRAGAVMAAREARGAAIDRAVAAGRESLLIRAFTAWTEPSPWQTRPYGTVDQPVVALLERLLERPGPEPSVRCRLLGAYAAELSDARIPKVLAAAREALALAEDLGDPPLRAAALVTLIRELDPDLEWRERDALGRRLERLAAAHELPAHRWSGLFTRATARAAAGDVPGTHRFLGEAAEVARSYRMPEASAVSDCVAATLAHVEGRMAQAELLYARAAAEMARQGSPHAQGYLAVAVATLRASEGRLAQTLPGARRAYTEYGPDVGDLLAVALAAAGEHDEARSVLERCGPLRPDYLFRVFGTFRAMTLVALGEQRGAAELYADLLPYRDAPPPAAGLSLATRPVAATLAELAALLGRSSDAAAHAAVAARIRAQWRGR from the coding sequence ATGGTGCACATACGCGTACTCGGCTCCTTCGCGGCCGAACGGAACGGCGAGCCGCTGCCGCTGGGCGGCCACCGGCAGCGCTCCGTCCTGGCCCTGCTGGTGTCGGCGCGCGGCCGGGTCGTCTCGGCCGACCGGATGATCGAGGAGCTGTGGCAGGGCGCCGCGCCCGCCCGGGCGGTGGCCTCGCTCCAGGCTTATGTGTCCAACCTGCGCCGGCTCCTCGAACCGGGCCGGGCCCCGCGGGCGGCGGCGCGGCTGCTGGTGAGTTCCCCGCCCGGGTACGCGCTGCGGCTGCCCGAGGACGCGGTCGACGCGTGGCGCTTCGAGCGGCTCCTCGGGGACGCCCGCGGGCTGCTCGACCGCGAACCGGACCGTGCCCGCGGGCTGCTCCGGGAAGCGCTGGCGCTCTGGCGGGGCCCGGCTTACGCCGAGACGGCCGACGAGCCGTGGAGCCACGCCGAGATCACCCGGCTGGACGAGCTGCGGCTGGCCGCGAGGGAGCTGTACCTGGCCGCCGGGCTGCGGACCGCGGACATCGCCGAGGTCGTCTCGGAAGCCGCGCTCCTGACCCGTGACGAGCCCCTGCGCGAGGAGGGCTGGCGGCTGCACGCGCTCGCGCTGTGGGCCTCGGGACGGCAGGCCGACGCCCTGTCGGCGCTCCGCCGGGCGCGGGCGGTGCTGGCCGAGGAGGTGGGGCTGGACCCCGGGGCCGCCCTGGTCGGGCTGGAGCGGGCGATCCTGGCGCAGGACGACCGCGTGCTGCGCCGGGCGACGGCGGGACCGGGGGTTCCGGAACCGCCCGTGCCCGTACCCGTACCCGTGACTGCCGCAGCCGTGCCTGCGCCGCAGCAGCCGCAGGTTGGGCCGGTGGCCGGAGAGCCAGGCGCCGACGATGCCCTGTTCGTCGGCCGGGAGGCCGAGCTCGCCCTGCTGGAAGGCGCCGCGGACCGGGTGCGCACGGCCGGGCCGGGGATCGCCCTGGTCAGCGGTGAGGCGGGGCTCGGCAAGTCGGCCCTGCTGCACCGGTTCTGCGACCGGCTCCGCACCGCGGGCTGGCTCGTCGCCGTCGGACGCAACGCCGACGCCGAGGGCGCCCCGCCCGCGTGGGCCTGGGCCGAAGCGCTGCGCGCCGTAGCCGCCACCGCGCCGCCGGGTCCCGCGGCTGATGCCGTGGCTCCGCTGCTCTGCGACGGCCCGCCCCGGGCCGCCGCTGGCGCGGGCGAGGACACCGCCGCGGGGCGGTTCCGGATGCACCGCGCGGTCGGGCAGTGGCTCGCGGCGGCGGCGCGGCAGCAGCCCGTCTGCGTCGTGCTGGACGACCTGCACTGGGCGGACGGCGAGACGCTCGCCCTGCTGGGTGCGACGGCGGAGCTGCCACCGAGTGCGCCCCTGCTCCTGGTCGGCGCGTTCCGGCCCGACGAGGTGCCGCCCCGGCTCGCCGACGCCCTGGCCGTGCTGGCCCGCCACTCGCCGACGCGGGTGGCGCTGGGCGGACTGCCCGAGGTGGCCGTCGCCGAGGTGGTACGGGCGCTGGCCGGCCCGGAGCCGGACGCCGGGACGGTGGCCGCGCTCGCCGAACGGACCGGCGGCAACCCGTTCTACGTTCGCGAGAGCGCCCGCCTGCTGAGAAGCGAGGGGGCGCTCGTCGCCCTGTCCGAGGTGCCCGAGGGGGTGCGGGACGTGCTGCGGCGCCGTCTCGGCCGGCTTCCGGAGGCGGTGGTCTCCGTACTGCGGCTGGCGGCCGTCGCGGGCCGGGAGCCCGGTGTCGAGGTGCTGGTCGACGCGGCGGACGCGGGGGAGGACGCCGTACTCGACGCGCTGGAGGCGGGGCTCCTCGCCGGGCTGCTGGTCGAACCCGCGCCGGGGCGGGTGCGGTTCGCGCACGCGCTGGTGCGGGACACGCTGCTCGCCGACCTGAGCCGGCTGCGCGCCGCGCGGATGCACGGGCGGATCGGCGGGAGCCTGGAGCGGCTCGGCCCGGACGACGTCTCGGGGCTGGCCCACCACTTCGTGCGGGCGGCCTCCTCGGCGACGGCGGCGAAGGCCGTGGAGTACTGCGTACGGGCCGCCGCCCTCGCCGACCGGCGCTTCGCCCACGACACCGCGGCCGCACTGCTCGCTGAGGCGGTGGCCTGTTTCGAGCGCGTCCCCGCCGGGGCGGGGGCCGTGGGCGACCGGGAGGCCGAACACGTCGAGCTGCTGGGCCGTCTGGTACGGGCCCGGGTGCGGGCGGGGGCGGTCATGGCGGCCCGCGAGGCGCGGGGCGCGGCGATCGACCGGGCGGTCGCCGCGGGGCGGGAGTCCCTGCTGATCAGGGCGTTCACCGCATGGACGGAGCCCAGCCCGTGGCAGACGCGGCCGTACGGAACGGTCGACCAGCCGGTGGTGGCGCTGCTCGAACGTCTGCTGGAGCGGCCGGGTCCGGAGCCCTCCGTACGGTGCCGGCTGCTCGGGGCGTACGCGGCCGAGCTCTCGGACGCCCGGATTCCGAAGGTGCTGGCCGCCGCGCGGGAGGCGCTCGCCCTCGCCGAGGACCTCGGGGATCCTCCGCTGCGGGCGGCGGCGCTCGTGACGCTGATCCGGGAGCTGGACCCCGATCTGGAGTGGCGGGAGCGGGACGCGCTGGGACGGCGGCTGGAACGGCTGGCCGCTGCCCACGAGCTGCCGGCCCACCGCTGGTCCGGGCTGTTCACGCGGGCCACGGCGCGGGCGGCCGCGGGGGACGTTCCGGGCACGCACCGCTTCCTGGGGGAGGCCGCGGAGGTCGCCCGGAGCTACCGGATGCCCGAGGCGTCGGCGGTCTCCGACTGCGTGGCGGCGACGCTGGCCCATGTCGAGGGGCGGATGGCGCAGGCCGAGCTGCTGTACGCGCGGGCGGCCGCCGAGATGGCCAGGCAGGGCTCGCCGCATGCCCAGGGGTACTTGGCGGTCGCGGTCGCGACCCTGCGGGCGAGCGAGGGGCGCCTCGCGCAGACGCTGCCCGGGGCGCGCCGGGCGTACACGGAGTACGGTCCGGACGTGGGCGATCTGCTCGCCGTCGCGCTGGCCGCGGCGGGGGAGCACGACGAGGCCCGCTCCGTCCTGGAGCGCTGCGGGCCGCTGCGGCCGGACTACCTGTTCAGGGTGTTCGGGACGTTCCGGGCGATGACCCTGGTGGCACTCGGCGAACAGCGCGGCGCGGCGGAGCTGTACGCGGACCTGCTGCCCTACCGCGACGCCCCTCCGCCCGCCGCGGGGCTCAGCCTGGCGACCCGGCCGGTCGCCGCCACGCTCGCCGAACTGGCCGCGCTGCTGGGCCGGAGTAGCGATGCCGCGGCCCACGCGGCGGTCGCGGCACGGATCCGCGCCCAGTGGCGCGGCCGGTAG
- a CDS encoding response regulator, with translation MDPTGDPMGARDAIPSRVFSVLVVDDDMRVALINAAYVAKVPGFEVTARAHSAAAALELLSARPVDLILLDHYLPDENGLDLVRRLRQRGDLTDVIMVTAARDLATVQAAMRLGALQYLVKPFTFGALRTRLEAYASLRRTLESGGEAEQAEVDRIFGTLASAGTPHELPKGHSATTAELVRQVLRTADGPLSTQQIADLAGISRQTAQRYLKLLDRTGRVTLALRYGETGRPEHRYSWRPSDRRADGT, from the coding sequence ATGGATCCCACGGGCGACCCCATGGGCGCGAGGGACGCGATCCCGAGCCGGGTGTTCTCCGTATTGGTCGTCGACGACGACATGCGGGTTGCCCTGATCAACGCGGCGTACGTGGCCAAGGTTCCCGGATTCGAGGTGACGGCCCGGGCCCACTCCGCGGCCGCGGCCCTGGAGCTGCTCTCCGCCCGCCCGGTCGACCTGATCCTCCTCGACCATTACCTCCCGGACGAGAACGGCCTGGACCTGGTGCGCCGCCTGCGCCAACGCGGCGACCTGACCGACGTGATCATGGTCACCGCCGCCCGTGACCTGGCCACCGTCCAGGCCGCGATGCGGCTCGGCGCGCTCCAGTACCTGGTCAAACCCTTCACCTTCGGCGCCCTGCGGACCCGCCTGGAGGCGTACGCATCACTGCGCCGCACCCTGGAGAGCGGCGGCGAGGCCGAACAGGCCGAGGTGGACCGCATCTTCGGCACCCTCGCCTCGGCCGGCACCCCCCACGAGCTCCCCAAGGGCCACTCCGCCACCACCGCCGAGCTGGTCCGCCAGGTGCTGCGCACCGCCGACGGCCCGCTCTCCACCCAGCAGATCGCCGATCTCGCGGGCATCAGCCGCCAGACCGCCCAGCGCTACCTCAAGCTCCTCGACCGCACCGGCCGGGTCACCCTCGCCCTGCGCTACGGCGAGACGGGCCGGCCGGAACACCGCTACTCCTGGCGCCCGTCCGACCGCCGCGCCGACGGAACCTGA
- a CDS encoding citrate synthase/methylcitrate synthase codes for MNTSALHTSVEVPRGLAGVVVTETELGDVRGREGFYHYRQYSAVELAGSRSFEDVWHLMFRGALPADAAELAAFAAEIAPLRRLPAEVRDALPALARATALSGPLAGLRTALSLLGASAGFRPVYDLDPGRRAADALAACAAVPTLLTALHRLGQGLEPVEPREDLPYAANYLYMLTGQEPDPVKARAVERYLISTIDHGFNASTFTARVIASTGADVAACLTGAIGALSGPLHGGAPSRALDTLDAIGTADRIDGWIRERVLAGDRIMGFGHPVYRTEDPRSRMLRDTAQEFGGPLVDFAVEVERHVERILAELKPGRELHTNVEFYAGVVMELCGLPREMFTPTFCAARVVGWSANILEQAADSKIIRPAARYTGPTPPQPVPVLG; via the coding sequence ATGAATACCAGCGCCCTGCACACCAGCGTCGAAGTACCCCGCGGCCTCGCGGGAGTCGTGGTCACCGAGACTGAACTCGGTGACGTCCGTGGCCGGGAGGGCTTCTACCACTACCGCCAGTACTCGGCCGTCGAGCTCGCCGGGAGCCGCAGCTTCGAAGACGTCTGGCACCTGATGTTCCGCGGCGCCCTGCCCGCCGACGCCGCCGAGCTCGCCGCGTTCGCCGCGGAGATCGCCCCGCTGCGCCGGCTCCCCGCCGAGGTACGGGACGCCCTGCCCGCCCTCGCCCGGGCCACCGCCCTGTCCGGGCCGCTCGCCGGGCTGCGCACCGCGCTCTCCCTGCTCGGCGCCTCGGCAGGGTTCCGCCCCGTCTACGACCTCGACCCCGGGCGCCGGGCCGCCGACGCACTCGCCGCCTGCGCCGCCGTACCGACCCTGCTCACCGCCCTCCACCGGCTCGGACAGGGCCTGGAGCCGGTGGAGCCGCGCGAGGATCTCCCGTACGCCGCCAACTACCTGTACATGCTGACGGGGCAGGAGCCCGACCCGGTCAAGGCCCGCGCCGTCGAGCGGTACCTGATCTCCACCATCGACCACGGGTTCAACGCCTCGACCTTCACCGCCCGCGTCATCGCCTCCACCGGCGCCGATGTCGCGGCCTGCCTGACCGGGGCGATAGGCGCGCTCTCCGGCCCGCTGCACGGCGGCGCCCCCAGCCGGGCCCTGGACACGCTCGACGCCATCGGCACGGCGGACCGCATCGACGGGTGGATCCGCGAACGGGTCCTCGCCGGGGACCGGATCATGGGCTTCGGACACCCCGTCTACCGCACCGAGGACCCGCGTTCGCGCATGCTGCGCGACACGGCCCAGGAGTTCGGGGGCCCGCTCGTGGACTTCGCGGTCGAGGTCGAGCGGCACGTCGAGCGGATCCTCGCCGAGCTCAAGCCGGGCCGCGAACTGCACACCAACGTGGAGTTCTACGCGGGCGTGGTCATGGAGCTGTGCGGGCTGCCGCGCGAGATGTTCACCCCGACCTTCTGCGCGGCGCGCGTGGTCGGCTGGAGCGCGAACATCCTGGAGCAGGCCGCCGACTCGAAGATCATCCGACCGGCCGCCCGGTACACCGGCCCGACCCCGCCGCAGCCGGTACCCGTGCTCGGCTGA
- a CDS encoding citrate synthase, with product MNDRLSTRQAAELLGVKPATVYAYVSRGQLTSRRDAVGRGSSFDAAEVESLARRNRREAAAPAGSAGELAVRTSLTLIEPDRYYFRGVDAVELASRHPYEEVAEWLWTGTLVRGARFTAPPEPLAAARRAVAALPEHSGPLDRLRVATAAAAVADPLRFDLSAEAVLGSARCLIPTLVGALPEVGPSGWRGDGRLSRQLWTRLTAREPDPDALAALDLALALLIDHDLAASTLAVRVAASARAHPYAAVSAGLGALEGPLHGAAGRLAHRMLAEALERGGAAPVVADHLRAGRRVPGLGHRLYAGEDPRARALFARLETLPQAAPALAAAREVVATTAARRPGLHANVDLALAVLTVSCGMPAEAGETVFAVSRTAGWIAHALEEYQERPLRMRPTGQYQGPRPPQPLP from the coding sequence ATGAACGACAGGCTCAGCACCCGGCAGGCAGCCGAACTGCTCGGCGTGAAGCCGGCGACCGTGTACGCGTACGTCAGCCGCGGCCAGCTCACGAGCCGCCGCGACGCCGTCGGCCGGGGCAGCAGCTTCGACGCCGCCGAGGTGGAGTCACTGGCCCGGCGCAACCGGCGCGAGGCCGCTGCCCCCGCCGGTTCCGCCGGAGAGCTCGCGGTACGGACCTCCCTCACCCTCATCGAGCCCGACCGGTACTACTTCCGGGGCGTGGACGCCGTCGAGCTGGCCTCGCGCCACCCGTACGAGGAAGTCGCCGAGTGGCTCTGGACGGGCACCCTGGTGCGCGGAGCCCGGTTCACCGCTCCTCCGGAACCCCTCGCGGCGGCACGCCGGGCCGTGGCGGCGCTCCCCGAGCACAGCGGCCCCCTCGACCGGCTGCGCGTGGCCACCGCCGCCGCGGCCGTGGCGGACCCCCTGAGGTTCGACCTGTCCGCGGAAGCCGTCCTGGGCTCCGCGCGCTGCCTGATCCCGACCCTGGTCGGCGCGCTGCCCGAGGTGGGCCCGTCCGGCTGGCGCGGGGACGGCCGGCTGTCCCGGCAGCTGTGGACCCGCCTGACGGCGCGCGAGCCGGACCCGGACGCGCTGGCCGCGCTGGACCTGGCACTCGCCCTGCTCATCGACCACGACCTGGCCGCCTCGACCCTGGCCGTACGGGTGGCCGCCTCGGCGCGCGCCCATCCGTACGCGGCGGTCTCGGCCGGGCTCGGCGCGCTCGAAGGCCCGCTGCACGGAGCGGCCGGGCGGCTGGCGCACCGGATGCTGGCCGAAGCCCTGGAGCGGGGCGGCGCCGCTCCCGTGGTCGCCGACCACCTGCGGGCGGGGCGCCGGGTTCCGGGGCTCGGCCACCGGCTGTACGCGGGCGAGGACCCGAGGGCCCGGGCCCTGTTCGCGCGGCTGGAGACCCTGCCCCAGGCGGCGCCGGCCCTGGCGGCGGCCCGTGAGGTGGTCGCCACGACCGCCGCCCGGCGGCCCGGGCTGCACGCCAACGTGGACCTGGCACTGGCGGTGCTGACGGTGTCCTGCGGGATGCCGGCGGAGGCCGGCGAGACGGTCTTCGCGGTGTCCCGCACGGCGGGCTGGATCGCGCACGCCCTGGAGGAGTACCAGGAACGCCCGCTCCGCATGCGCCCCACCGGCCAGTACCAGGGCCCCCGCCCACCCCAGCCCCTGCCGTGA